The following proteins come from a genomic window of Trifolium pratense cultivar HEN17-A07 linkage group LG4, ARS_RC_1.1, whole genome shotgun sequence:
- the LOC123920402 gene encoding adenylyltransferase and sulfurtransferase MOCS3 encodes MSSASEILQQLESLKNEKTKIEHKISHLEAQLKDINLQKQVSASSNGSSPYATNGLEPHMIHRYSRHLVLPSFGVQGQANLLKSSILVVGAGGLGAPALLYFAAAGVGKLGIVDHDKVELNNMHRQIIHTEAYIGQPKVKSAAAACRSVNSSIEIVEHEEALRTSNALEIFSKYDIIVDATDNAPTRYMISDCCVVLGKPLVSGAAVGLEGQLTIYNHNGGPCYRCLFPTPPPRTACQSCADGGVLGVVPGIIGCLQALEAIKIAASVGEPLSGRMLLFDALSARIRIVKIRGRSMQCEACGENSTFNQQYFREFDYEKFTQTPLCVPPLKLNLLPSESRISSKEYNEIILNKEPHVLVDVRPAHHFKIVSLPNSLNIPFSTLESRLPEISSILKKDEEENGAVSESSARLYVVCRRGNDSQRAVQYLHKMGFNFAKDIVGGLESWPQNVDPNFPTY; translated from the exons ATGTCGTCGGCTTCAGAGATTCTCCAACAACTTGAATCACTCAAGAACgaaaaaaccaaaattgaaCACAAAATATCACATCTTGAAGCTCAGTTGAAAGATATTAATCTCCAAAAACAAGTTTCTGCATCATCCAATGGTTCTTCACCTTACGCTACAAATGGTTTGGAACCTCACATGATTCACAGATACAGTCGCCACCTTGTTCTTCCTTCTTTTGGTGTTCAAG GGCAAGCAAATCTATTGAAGTCATCAATTTTAGTTGTGGGAGCGGGAGGATTGGGTGCTCCAGCGTTGTTATATTTTGCAGCTGCTGGTGTTG GTAAATTGGGTATTGTTGATCATGACAAGGTTGAGCTGAATAATATGCATAGACAG ATTATACACACCGAAGCATATATTGGTCAGCCAAAAGTGAAATCCGCTGCTGCTGCTTGTCGCTC GGTCAACTCATCTATTGAAATTGTGGAACATGAAGAAGCTTTGCGGACTTCCAATGCTTTGGAAATTTTCAGCAA ATACGATATAATAGTGGATGCAACAGATAATGCTCCCACCCGGTATATGATCAGTGACTGCTGTGTAGTACTAGGAAAG CCCCTTGTATCAGGTGCTGCTGTAGGATTGGAAGGGCAG CTCACTATCTACAATCACAATGGTGGCCCTTGTTATCGATGTCTCTTTCCAACGCCACCACCTAGAACAGCATGCCAAAGTTGTGCCGACGGTGGTGTACTAGGAGTAG TTCCTGGTATAATTGGCTGTCTCCAAGCTCTCGAGGCAATTAAGATTGCAGCTTCTGTTGGTGAACCACTCTCCGGAAGAATGCTTCTCTTTGATGCATTGTCTGCACGGATCCGTATT GTTAAAATCAGAGGAAGGTCAATGCAATGTGAAGCTTGTGGagaaaattcaacattcaatcAGCAATACTTCCGAGAATTTGATTACGAGAAGTTTACTCAGACTCCTTTATGTGTG CCTCCTTTGAAGTTAAATCTACTTCCCAGTGAATCAAGAATCAGCAGCAAGGAATACAACGAAATAATTCTCAACAAGGAACCACATGTGTTGGTTGATGTTAGACCAGCTCACCATTTCAAGATTGTATCACTTCCAAACTCCTTGAACATTCCATTCTCAACTTTAGAGTCTAGGTTGCCGGAAATATCGTCAATTTTGAAGAAAGATGAAGAGGAAAATGGTGCGGTTTCTGAATCAAGTGCACGATTATATGTAGTATGCAGAAGAGGAAATGATTCTCAAAGGGCTGTTCAATACCTTCACAAAATGGGTTTTAATTTTGCTAAGGATATCGTTGGCGGTTTGGAATCTTGGCCTCAAAATGTTGATCCTAACTTCCCTACTTATTAG
- the LOC123920570 gene encoding uncharacterized protein LOC123920570 encodes MVVDSGNMLDSRAISDKFVACKPKIVKMINLLFFILCLVTCSTGHKVDGTHSTFNEDLELERQLKQINKTPIKSIHTKFGDIVDCIDIYKQPAFDHPLLKNHKLQIKPSFQKKFENSSIKNSSNKLIPGIEKFWCPTGTVPIRRITKDDLIRAKALLYNQTLLTQNKLVTHVARVSLKKIPGSPYYGVSGTNSIWNPRVSKGQTSSSNFWVRNGEGSVTNKITIGWQVSPQLYGDTATHLYSYWTSDDSKRTGCYNTLCPGFIQTHSEYAIGVRVKHTSVYGGDMYEMKVSIFKDRKTKNWMVNIEDQTIGYFPAALFSNLDAASQVGWGGRTLTPAGTPSPAMGSGQFPDNFFDHACYFRQVSYRDKFLRDTKPGTNLVEEFTDVPKCYRVDHHDTSDKKLFGYNVHVGGPGGAC; translated from the exons atggtggtggattccggaaatatGTTGGATTCCAGAGCTATATCTGACAAGTTTGTTGCTTGCAAACCT AAAATTGTGAAAATGATAAACTTATTGTTCTTTATCTTGTGTTTGGTGACTTGTAGTACTGGCCACAAAGTTGACGGTACACATAGTACGTTCAATGAAGATTTGGAGTTGGAGAGACAactaaaacaaattaacaagacTCCTATCAAGAGTATCCAT ACAAAGTTTGGCGACATAGTTGATTGCATTGATATTTACAAACAACCGGCTTTTGACCATCCTTTATTAAAGAATCACAAGTTACAG ATAAAACCaagctttcaaaaaaaatttgaaaactcAAGCATAAAGAATTCCTCAAACAAACTCATACCTGGCATTGAGAAATTCTGGTGCCCAACAGGAACAGTTCCAATTCGGAGGATAACAAAAGATGACCTTATTCGAGCAAAAGCGTTACTATATAATCAAACATTATTAACTCAAAATAAGCTTGTTACCCAC GTTGCTCGAGTTTCTCTCAAAAAGATTCCTGGTAGTCCTTATTATGGAGTTAGTGGAACTAATAGTATTTGGAATCCAAGAGTTTCTAAGGGACAAACAAGCTCATCTAATTTCTGGGTTCGAAATGGAGAGGGGAGTGTTACTAACAAAATTACCATTGGATGGCAA GTATCTCCTCAACTATACGGTGATACCGCAACACATCTGTACTCATACTGGAcg TCAGATGATTCTAAGAGAACTGGATGCTACAACACATTATGTCCAGGATTTATCCAAACCCATAGTGAATATGCAATTGGAGTCAGAGTGAAGCATACATCTGTATATGGTGGAGATATGTATGAGATGAAAGTTTCCATTTTTAAG gaccgaaaaaccaaaaattggATGGTGAATATAGAAGATCAAACTATTGGATATTTTCCTGCAGCTTTATTTAGTAACTTGGATGCTGCTAGCCAAGTTGGATGGGGAGGAAGAACACTTACCCCCGCGGGTACTCCTAGTCCGGCAATGGGTTCTGGACAGTTTCCTGACAACTTCTTCGATCATGCGTGTTATTTTAGGCAAGTTTCATATCGCGATAAATTTTTACGTGATACTAAGCCGGGAACAAATTTGGTAGAAGAATTTACTGACGTCCCTAAATGTTATAGAGTTGATCATCATGATACAAGTGATAAAAAGTTATTCGGGTATAATGTTCACGTTGGAGGACCTGGTGGTGCATGTTGA